One part of the Halopenitus persicus genome encodes these proteins:
- a CDS encoding NAD(P)-binding domain-containing protein encodes MELLVVGAGEMGRWIADTVASADAVTDPAISFTDLDADRARDAAAGREARALEASTAMADRFEVVCLAVPISAVADAVAAYADVADGAMIDVSGAMEAPIAAMRDQLDPDVERASLHPLFAPPRVPGNVAAVVDRDGPHVTAVIEAIEAGGNDVFETTAAEHDEAMETVQAGAHAAILAWRLAGADVRDEFHTPVSAGLDDLANTVTEGAPDVYAEIQRAFDGAEGVADAAAAIAEADPETFADLYERARGEGTERERHE; translated from the coding sequence ATGGAGCTACTCGTCGTGGGTGCCGGGGAGATGGGACGATGGATCGCGGACACGGTTGCGTCCGCGGACGCGGTCACGGATCCCGCCATCTCGTTCACCGACCTCGACGCCGACCGCGCACGCGACGCGGCCGCCGGGCGGGAGGCACGCGCCCTCGAGGCGTCGACGGCGATGGCGGACCGTTTCGAGGTCGTCTGTCTTGCCGTTCCGATCTCCGCGGTCGCGGACGCGGTGGCGGCGTACGCCGACGTCGCCGACGGAGCGATGATCGACGTCTCCGGCGCGATGGAAGCCCCGATCGCGGCGATGCGCGACCAGCTCGATCCGGACGTCGAACGCGCCAGTCTTCACCCCCTTTTCGCGCCGCCCCGCGTGCCGGGGAACGTGGCAGCCGTCGTCGACCGGGACGGGCCGCACGTGACGGCCGTGATCGAGGCGATCGAGGCCGGCGGGAACGACGTCTTCGAGACCACGGCGGCGGAGCACGACGAGGCGATGGAGACCGTGCAGGCGGGCGCCCACGCCGCCATCCTGGCGTGGCGACTGGCCGGCGCGGACGTCCGTGATGAGTTCCACACCCCGGTCTCGGCCGGTCTCGATGACCTCGCCAATACCGTCACCGAGGGCGCACCCGATGTCTACGCGGAGATCCAGCGCGCCTTCGACGGCGCCGAGGGGGTCGCCGACGCCGCCGCCGCGATCGCTGAGGCCGACCCCGAGACGTTCGCGGACCTGTACGAGCGCGCCCGGGGCGAGGGTACCGAACGGGAGCGACACGAGTGA
- a CDS encoding MFS transporter, producing MSRLARPIAHVRGTGAFLCGTGAFLCGTVIPLHRAVGPLHRVVESLHRVVESLLGTVASTPSAPAAADGGSVHGADRRRLAAVVWLVLVSQVLVYPGVPDIVVALGAPGGVSAGMWFLAAEFAAFVTFAGVWGAVSDALGRRASLVVLGAAGGGAAYLTLALAPWLGIGFGAALLVRVVGGAFTIGAFSLGITMLMDLGGGHGRNMGAAGVAIGFGAALGSVVGGRLADVDPFYPIYASATVLFLSSLLAATVTDRAGTMTETGPDTPAADDPGFREVLARIRAVPGLLVPFAFGFIDRLTAGFFALVGVYYFQEGAFELSAFGAGLTLALFFLPFAVLQYPMGVLSDRIGRFFPIVVGSIAYGFVIIAVGLAPTYPIAAGLMVLVGVCGALVAPATMALVTDLVGVAERGAAMGLFNVFGSLGFLTGFLVGGTVTEGFDYLTAFLVVGGMEILIALALFPAVRSIAGGVESAG from the coding sequence ATGAGTCGTCTCGCTCGGCCGATCGCTCACGTCCGCGGGACGGGCGCGTTCCTCTGTGGAACGGGTGCGTTCCTCTGCGGGACGGTCATACCCCTCCATCGGGCGGTCGGACCCCTCCATCGGGTAGTCGAATCCCTCCATCGGGTAGTCGAATCCCTTCTCGGGACGGTTGCATCCACCCCATCGGCTCCGGCCGCCGCCGACGGTGGGTCGGTTCACGGGGCCGACCGCCGGCGGCTCGCCGCGGTCGTCTGGCTCGTGTTGGTTTCGCAGGTTCTCGTCTACCCCGGCGTTCCCGACATCGTCGTCGCGCTCGGCGCGCCGGGCGGCGTGAGCGCGGGAATGTGGTTTCTGGCCGCCGAGTTCGCCGCCTTCGTCACCTTCGCCGGCGTCTGGGGGGCCGTAAGCGACGCCCTCGGGCGACGCGCATCGCTCGTGGTCCTCGGCGCGGCGGGCGGCGGGGCCGCCTATCTGACGCTCGCGCTCGCGCCGTGGCTGGGGATCGGCTTCGGTGCGGCGCTGCTCGTCCGCGTCGTCGGCGGCGCGTTCACGATCGGCGCGTTCTCGCTGGGCATCACGATGTTGATGGACCTGGGCGGGGGCCACGGCCGGAACATGGGCGCGGCCGGCGTCGCGATCGGCTTCGGGGCTGCCCTCGGATCGGTCGTCGGCGGCCGGCTCGCCGACGTCGACCCCTTCTACCCGATCTACGCGAGTGCGACGGTGCTGTTCCTGTCGTCGCTGCTCGCCGCGACCGTGACCGACCGTGCCGGCACGATGACCGAAACCGGACCCGACACGCCGGCAGCCGACGATCCGGGGTTCCGCGAGGTACTCGCCCGGATCCGCGCCGTGCCCGGCCTGCTCGTGCCGTTCGCGTTCGGGTTCATCGACCGACTTACCGCCGGCTTCTTCGCGCTGGTCGGCGTGTACTACTTCCAGGAGGGTGCCTTCGAGCTGTCGGCGTTTGGCGCGGGCCTCACGCTGGCGCTGTTCTTCCTTCCGTTCGCCGTTCTCCAGTACCCGATGGGCGTGCTCTCGGACCGGATCGGCCGGTTTTTCCCCATCGTCGTCGGGTCGATCGCCTACGGCTTCGTCATCATCGCGGTCGGGCTGGCCCCGACGTACCCGATCGCGGCCGGGTTGATGGTGCTCGTCGGCGTCTGCGGCGCGCTGGTCGCGCCCGCGACGATGGCGCTCGTGACGGATCTGGTCGGGGTCGCCGAGCGCGGCGCCGCGATGGGGCTGTTCAACGTGTTCGGATCGCTGGGCTTTCTGACCGGCTTTCTCGTCGGCGGGACCGTCACCGAGGGGTTCGACTACCTGACGGCGTTCCTCGTCGTCGGCGGGATGGAGATCCTGATCGCCCTTGCGCTGTTCCCGGCGGTCAGATCGATCGCCGGCGGGGTCGAGTCGGCCGGGTAG
- a CDS encoding Lrp/AsnC family transcriptional regulator: MSDEREVLDVLTTNARESTADIAAQTGLEEDAVEEAIASLERRGVVHGYQAVVDWDRAETERVRAIVELNVELDRETGYEEIADRIAKFPAVEALHLVSGDYDFAAEVAGASMQDVSGFVSEQVAPIPEITQTVTHYVMETYKDGGVRFGDRDEDDRLSVSP, translated from the coding sequence ATGAGCGACGAGCGGGAGGTACTCGACGTACTGACCACGAACGCCCGCGAGAGCACCGCCGACATCGCCGCACAGACCGGCCTCGAGGAGGACGCCGTCGAGGAGGCGATCGCGTCGCTGGAGCGACGCGGCGTCGTCCACGGCTACCAGGCGGTCGTGGACTGGGACCGCGCCGAGACGGAGCGCGTCCGCGCGATCGTCGAACTCAACGTCGAACTCGACCGCGAGACGGGCTACGAGGAGATCGCCGACCGGATCGCGAAGTTCCCGGCCGTCGAGGCGCTCCACCTCGTGTCCGGCGATTACGACTTCGCCGCCGAGGTGGCCGGCGCCTCGATGCAGGACGTCTCCGGGTTCGTCTCCGAGCAGGTCGCGCCGATCCCCGAGATCACCCAGACGGTGACCCACTACGTCATGGAGACGTACAAGGACGGCGGCGTCAGGTTCGGCGATCGGGACGAGGACGACCGGCTCTCCGTGTCGCCATGA
- a CDS encoding pyridoxal phosphate-dependent aminotransferase produces MTDDFTDRIQRVEPSATLAISNLAAEKEAEGADIVDLSVGEPDFDTPGNIVAAGTEALEAGNTGYTSSNGVPELKDAIAEKLRGDGIDAEADEVIVTPGAKQALYETVQTLVEDGDEVVLLDPAWVSYEAMVKLAGGDLERVDLAPHDFQLEPALDALADAVSDDTELLIVNSPSNPTGAVYSDAALEGVRDLAVDHDVTVVADEIYERITYGVEPTSLATLEGMADRTVTINGFSKAFSMTGWRLGYLHATEEFVSQAGKLHSHSVSCATNFVQRAGIEALANTDEAVVEMRDAFRDRRDLLVDLLADHGVDVAVPDGAFYMMLPVDEDDQAWCEAAIEQSHVACVPGSAFNAPGYARISYAASEQRLREAIERLADNDLL; encoded by the coding sequence ATGACCGACGACTTCACCGACCGGATCCAGCGAGTAGAACCGAGCGCGACCCTGGCGATCTCCAACCTTGCCGCCGAGAAGGAGGCGGAGGGTGCCGACATCGTCGACCTCTCCGTGGGCGAGCCCGACTTCGACACGCCGGGGAACATCGTCGCGGCCGGCACCGAGGCCCTCGAGGCCGGCAACACCGGCTACACCTCCTCGAACGGCGTTCCCGAACTGAAGGACGCGATCGCCGAGAAGCTCCGGGGCGACGGCATCGACGCGGAGGCGGACGAGGTGATCGTCACGCCCGGCGCGAAGCAAGCCCTGTACGAGACCGTCCAGACGCTGGTCGAGGACGGCGACGAGGTCGTGCTCCTCGACCCCGCATGGGTCTCCTACGAGGCGATGGTCAAGCTCGCCGGGGGCGACCTCGAGCGGGTCGACCTGGCGCCGCACGACTTCCAGCTCGAGCCCGCGCTCGACGCCCTCGCGGATGCGGTCTCGGACGACACCGAGCTCCTGATCGTCAACTCCCCCTCGAACCCGACCGGCGCGGTCTACTCCGACGCCGCCCTCGAGGGCGTCCGCGACCTCGCCGTCGACCACGACGTGACCGTGGTGGCCGACGAGATCTACGAGCGCATTACCTACGGCGTCGAGCCGACCTCGCTGGCAACCCTCGAGGGAATGGCCGACCGGACGGTCACGATCAACGGCTTCTCGAAGGCGTTCTCGATGACCGGCTGGCGGCTCGGCTACCTCCACGCCACCGAGGAGTTCGTCTCGCAGGCGGGCAAGCTCCACTCCCACTCGGTCTCGTGTGCGACGAACTTCGTCCAGCGAGCCGGGATCGAGGCGCTCGCCAACACCGACGAAGCGGTCGTGGAGATGCGGGACGCCTTCCGCGACCGGCGGGACCTGCTCGTCGACCTGCTGGCCGACCACGGCGTCGACGTCGCCGTCCCCGACGGCGCCTTCTACATGATGCTCCCGGTCGACGAGGACGACCAGGCGTGGTGTGAGGCCGCCATCGAGCAGTCGCACGTCGCCTGCGTGCCCGGCTCGGCCTTTAACGCGCCCGGCTACGCGCGGATCTCCTACGCGGCGAGCGAGCAGCGGCTCCGCGAGGCGATCGAGCGGCTGGCCGACAACGACCTCCTGTAG
- the msrA gene encoding peptide-methionine (S)-S-oxide reductase MsrA, translated as MTDTTATATFGGGCFWCTEAAFTEVEGVESVTSGYAGGETDDPTYREVCTGETGHAEVIQVEYDTTVIDYGELLEVFFTVHDPTQLNRQGPDVGSQYRSIILTHDEEQRRQAEAYVEALSAEGGYDDPIVTEIEPLGTFWRAEEKHQDYFAKNPQDAYCRMHAQPKVEKVRERFREEQTA; from the coding sequence ATGACCGACACGACCGCGACCGCGACGTTCGGCGGCGGCTGCTTCTGGTGTACCGAAGCGGCGTTCACGGAGGTCGAGGGCGTCGAATCGGTGACGTCAGGCTACGCCGGCGGCGAGACCGACGACCCGACCTACCGTGAGGTCTGTACCGGCGAGACGGGCCACGCGGAGGTCATCCAGGTGGAGTACGACACGACCGTCATCGACTACGGCGAGCTGCTGGAGGTGTTCTTCACCGTCCACGACCCCACCCAGCTGAACCGACAGGGACCCGACGTAGGCTCGCAGTATCGGTCGATCATCCTGACACACGACGAGGAGCAGCGACGGCAGGCCGAGGCGTACGTCGAGGCGCTGTCGGCCGAGGGCGGATACGACGACCCGATCGTGACCGAGATCGAACCGCTGGGGACGTTCTGGCGGGCCGAGGAGAAGCACCAGGACTACTTCGCGAAGAACCCGCAGGACGCGTACTGTCGGATGCACGCCCAGCCGAAGGTCGAGAAGGTTCGCGAGCGGTTCCGCGAGGAGCAGACGGCATAG
- a CDS encoding IclR family transcriptional regulator, translating to MNEWKPGGIDPESGETTIGSIDTSFAIVTALRERNGAGVTELAEETGLSKSSVHKHLRSLAKHDFVVKEGDEYALGLRYLDLGAHVRSRVPGSAKIKHKLRELADETGESAQFAVEERGHAVVLYREVSHGGVYSRGRVGRRFHPHQTAAGKAILARRSDQWIEELIDRQGLPAATPHTITDREELLEEIRETRERGVAFNSEESTEGLRAVAVPVTAPDGDVLGAFAVAGPTHRINGDRFETEIPDLLRSVVNELELNLAHS from the coding sequence ATGAACGAGTGGAAGCCAGGCGGTATTGACCCGGAATCCGGCGAGACGACGATAGGAAGTATCGACACGTCGTTCGCCATCGTGACAGCTCTCCGGGAGCGAAACGGCGCCGGCGTCACGGAGCTGGCCGAGGAGACGGGGCTCTCGAAGAGTTCGGTTCACAAGCACCTCCGGTCGTTGGCGAAACACGACTTCGTGGTGAAGGAGGGCGACGAGTACGCGCTCGGACTGCGCTATCTCGATCTCGGGGCACACGTCCGGTCGCGGGTACCCGGGTCGGCGAAGATCAAACACAAGCTGCGCGAGCTGGCCGACGAGACCGGCGAGAGCGCGCAGTTCGCGGTCGAGGAGCGGGGCCACGCGGTGGTGTTGTACCGCGAGGTGAGCCACGGCGGGGTCTACTCGCGGGGCCGGGTCGGCCGCCGGTTTCACCCCCATCAGACCGCTGCCGGGAAGGCGATCCTGGCGCGTCGGTCCGACCAGTGGATCGAGGAGCTGATCGACCGCCAGGGGCTGCCCGCGGCCACGCCGCACACGATCACCGACCGCGAGGAGCTGCTCGAGGAGATCCGCGAGACCCGCGAGCGCGGCGTGGCGTTCAACAGCGAGGAGAGCACCGAGGGGCTCCGCGCGGTCGCGGTCCCGGTGACCGCCCCCGACGGGGACGTGCTCGGCGCCTTCGCGGTCGCGGGACCGACCCACCGGATCAACGGCGACCGGTTCGAGACCGAGATCCCGGACCTCCTCCGGAGCGTCGTCAACGAACTCGAGTTGAACCTGGCACACTCGTGA
- a CDS encoding dicarboxylate/amino acid:cation symporter, whose amino-acid sequence MAGTLASIWKRYRSVGLIYRIAVAFVIGSAAGVVFGERMVVVQPLGDLFLRLLNMLVVPIIVFTLLTGIRQLSPARLGRIGGATVALYAVTTTVAGVIGLGVANVLQPGRGVEFVAGEAESQAPPSLTEVVLGIVPNNPVTAMADGNLLGTVFFAIVFGIALTYVRANKPEYAESVDSLFEAFEVGAEAMFVVVRGVLEYGVIGVFALMAAGIGTEGVGVFSSLGELVLAVGLAVLIHIAVTYLGLLMTVVSDVSPLAFLRGSKDAMVTAFATRSSSGTLPVTMTNAEEDLRIDERVYSFALPVGATANMDGAAIRQAITVVFAANVVGQPLALTEQALVLIVAVLISIGTAGVPGAGIVMLTVVLTQVGLPLTVVGFVAGVDPILGRIATMNNVTGDLAVATVVGKWNDAIDFTTGVWADGTAAVGDAAPADD is encoded by the coding sequence ATGGCCGGGACGCTCGCGTCGATCTGGAAGCGGTATCGATCGGTGGGACTGATCTATCGGATCGCGGTCGCGTTCGTGATCGGGTCCGCCGCAGGGGTCGTCTTCGGCGAACGGATGGTCGTCGTCCAGCCGCTCGGCGACCTGTTCCTCCGGCTGCTCAATATGCTCGTGGTCCCGATCATCGTCTTCACCCTGCTGACCGGGATCCGGCAGCTCTCGCCGGCACGGCTCGGCCGGATCGGCGGCGCGACGGTCGCACTGTACGCGGTCACGACGACGGTCGCCGGCGTGATCGGCCTCGGGGTCGCGAACGTCCTCCAGCCCGGACGCGGGGTGGAGTTCGTCGCCGGCGAGGCCGAGTCGCAGGCGCCGCCGTCGCTGACCGAGGTCGTCCTCGGGATCGTGCCGAACAACCCCGTGACGGCGATGGCCGACGGCAACCTGCTCGGAACGGTCTTCTTCGCCATCGTCTTCGGGATCGCGTTGACCTACGTCCGGGCGAACAAGCCCGAATACGCCGAGAGCGTCGACTCGCTGTTCGAGGCCTTCGAGGTCGGCGCGGAGGCGATGTTCGTCGTCGTCCGCGGCGTGCTCGAGTACGGCGTTATCGGCGTCTTCGCGCTGATGGCGGCCGGGATCGGCACGGAGGGCGTCGGCGTCTTCTCCTCACTGGGCGAGCTCGTGCTCGCGGTCGGGCTCGCGGTCCTCATCCACATCGCAGTCACCTACCTCGGGCTGTTGATGACGGTCGTCTCGGACGTCTCGCCGCTCGCCTTCCTCAGGGGGTCCAAGGACGCGATGGTGACCGCCTTCGCGACCCGCTCCTCCAGCGGGACGCTGCCGGTGACGATGACGAACGCCGAGGAGGACCTCCGGATCGACGAGCGCGTCTACTCGTTCGCGCTGCCGGTCGGCGCGACCGCGAACATGGACGGCGCGGCGATCCGCCAGGCGATCACGGTCGTCTTTGCCGCCAACGTGGTCGGGCAGCCGCTCGCGCTGACCGAGCAGGCCCTCGTGTTGATCGTCGCCGTGCTCATCAGCATCGGCACCGCCGGCGTTCCGGGTGCGGGGATCGTGATGCTGACCGTCGTGCTCACGCAGGTCGGACTCCCGCTCACCGTGGTCGGTTTCGTCGCCGGCGTCGACCCGATCCTCGGCCGCATCGCCACGATGAACAACGTCACGGGCGATCTGGCGGTGGCGACGGTCGTCGGCAAGTGGAACGACGCGATCGACTTCACCACCGGCGTCTGGGCCGACGGGACGGCCGCCGTCGGCGACGCGGCGCCGGCCGACGACTGA
- the ribH gene encoding 6,7-dimethyl-8-ribityllumazine synthase — translation MVTLGLVVARFNGSVTEPMAEAARSAAAERDATIEHEIPVPGAYDAPLAADRLARRDDVDAVVVVGAIVTGDTDHDRVIGSAAAEQLTAVSLDRDTPVTFGVSGPGMSGAEARERVEKGADATHAAVDLVEDLPDPEP, via the coding sequence ATGGTCACGCTGGGACTGGTCGTCGCGCGGTTCAACGGGTCCGTGACGGAGCCGATGGCGGAAGCAGCGCGGTCGGCCGCCGCGGAGCGGGACGCCACGATCGAACACGAGATCCCCGTCCCCGGCGCCTACGACGCGCCGCTGGCGGCAGACCGCCTCGCGCGCCGCGATGACGTCGACGCGGTCGTCGTCGTGGGCGCGATCGTCACGGGCGACACCGACCACGACCGCGTGATCGGCTCGGCCGCCGCCGAGCAGCTGACGGCGGTGAGCCTCGACCGGGACACGCCGGTCACCTTCGGCGTCAGCGGCCCGGGGATGTCCGGCGCGGAGGCCCGCGAACGGGTCGAGAAGGGTGCCGACGCGACCCATGCGGCCGTCGATCTGGTCGAGGATCTTCCCGACCCCGAGCCGTGA
- a CDS encoding pyridoxal phosphate-dependent aminotransferase has protein sequence MNLSDRVTDLPESGIRKFFELAEARDDVISLGVGEPDFSAPWAARTAAIDSLERGRTSYTSNRGIRELREAIADHHRRYDQDYDPGDEILVTTGASEAVDLALRALVDPGDVVAIHEPTYISYGPGVELAGGEPLSVPTRAADDFALTRERLAAAGAERADTLVLCYPNNPTGAVMTDEQLAEVAAFCREHDIQVIADEIYAALTYGRDHESIATQPEMRDRTVVVNGFSKAYAMTGLRLGYALGPAEAIDAMNRIHQYTMLSAPTTAQYAALEGLRSCDSEVAEMVSEYDRRRRFVHSRFREMGLDCFEPRGAFYAFPDCGGDDERFAEELLESQGVAVVPGSVFGEGGKGHLRVSYATSMRELKRATDRIETFLTERRQTP, from the coding sequence ATGAACCTCTCGGACCGCGTCACCGACCTCCCCGAATCGGGGATCCGGAAGTTCTTCGAGCTGGCGGAGGCCCGCGACGACGTCATCTCCCTCGGCGTCGGGGAGCCGGACTTCTCGGCCCCCTGGGCGGCTCGTACCGCGGCGATCGATTCGCTCGAACGCGGCCGGACCTCCTACACCTCGAACCGGGGGATCCGCGAGCTGCGCGAGGCGATCGCCGACCACCATCGGCGCTACGACCAGGACTACGATCCCGGCGACGAGATCCTCGTCACCACCGGCGCGAGCGAGGCCGTCGACCTGGCGCTGCGCGCGCTCGTCGACCCCGGCGACGTCGTCGCGATCCACGAACCGACCTACATCTCCTACGGTCCCGGCGTGGAGTTGGCCGGCGGCGAGCCGCTGTCGGTTCCCACGCGCGCGGCCGACGACTTCGCATTGACCCGGGAGCGCCTCGCCGCCGCCGGCGCCGAACGGGCCGACACGCTCGTGTTGTGTTACCCGAACAATCCCACCGGCGCGGTGATGACCGACGAGCAGCTCGCCGAGGTCGCGGCCTTCTGCCGCGAGCACGACATCCAGGTGATCGCGGACGAGATCTACGCGGCGCTCACCTACGGCCGGGACCACGAGTCGATCGCGACCCAACCGGAAATGCGCGACCGGACGGTCGTGGTCAACGGCTTCTCGAAGGCGTACGCGATGACGGGGCTCCGGTTGGGCTACGCGCTCGGCCCCGCCGAGGCGATCGACGCGATGAACCGGATCCACCAGTACACGATGCTGTCCGCCCCGACGACCGCACAGTACGCGGCGCTGGAGGGGCTCCGGTCGTGCGATTCGGAGGTCGCAGAGATGGTGAGCGAGTACGACCGCCGCCGCCGGTTCGTCCACTCGCGGTTCCGGGAGATGGGCCTCGACTGCTTCGAGCCGCGGGGCGCCTTCTACGCGTTCCCCGACTGCGGCGGCGACGACGAGCGGTTCGCCGAGGAGCTGCTGGAGTCACAGGGCGTGGCGGTCGTTCCCGGGTCGGTCTTCGGGGAGGGCGGCAAGGGGCACCTCCGCGTCTCCTACGCGACGAGCATGCGCGAGTTGAAGCGGGCGACCGACCGGATCGAGACGTTCCTCACCGAGCGCCGGCAGACGCCCTAG
- a CDS encoding DUF7563 family protein: MPECRNCGSFVTERYVRVFAPPEFDTVRVCPDCEDMVRDGAGVREARSKRV; this comes from the coding sequence ATGCCGGAATGTAGGAACTGTGGCTCGTTCGTCACCGAGCGGTACGTCCGGGTGTTCGCCCCGCCGGAGTTCGATACCGTTCGCGTGTGCCCGGATTGTGAGGATATGGTCCGCGACGGAGCAGGGGTCAGGGAAGCCCGCTCAAAGCGGGTCTGA
- a CDS encoding small ribosomal subunit Rsm22 family protein: protein MIDEQAIRDSAKYLRNVRPIDPEEVADYVSGGTHPAVVRRTLREASYDLGLREREDGTFVPVDPDPVPDPGWSPEAFPEIYAAALEDELVDEYGANWHVGESGDELREAIRRLKRDYYHENPVEYDRIAALGYAIYHLPDYYAAIGYVLTDLIENGLLDRRLRVLDVGAGVGGPALGLHDLLPADAVVEYTAVEPSPAADVLETMLGATRRNFRPAIRRETAESFLGLDDGTGDDAAGDDGDAYDLVLFGNVLSELSDPVSVVTAALDVLADDGSIVALAPADRNTATGLREIERAVVDETPDSAPGSAAGPPDRDVTIYGPTLRLWPGAKPEDRGWSFDVRPDLAVPSFQARLDEEADRGPTDEPGEFVNVDVQFAYSILRTDDARRVDVRADPERHLRMADSEAHVTDRVDLLCVKLSHDLSDGGNPLFKVSDGSESVDHYAVCTRETSLNRALLEAGYGAVLAVENVLVLWNDDEGAYNLVVDDGTVVDLVAP from the coding sequence ATGATCGACGAGCAGGCCATCCGCGATAGCGCGAAGTACCTCCGAAACGTACGCCCGATCGACCCCGAGGAGGTCGCCGACTACGTGTCCGGCGGCACACATCCGGCGGTCGTTCGGCGGACGTTACGGGAGGCGTCCTACGACCTCGGGCTCCGCGAGCGCGAGGACGGTACCTTCGTTCCGGTGGATCCGGATCCGGTCCCCGATCCGGGATGGAGCCCGGAGGCGTTCCCCGAGATCTACGCAGCCGCTTTGGAGGACGAGCTGGTCGACGAGTACGGAGCGAACTGGCACGTCGGGGAGTCCGGCGACGAGCTTCGGGAAGCGATCCGACGACTCAAACGCGATTACTACCACGAGAACCCGGTCGAGTACGACCGGATCGCGGCGCTCGGGTACGCGATCTATCACCTCCCCGACTACTACGCCGCGATCGGCTACGTCCTCACCGACCTGATCGAGAACGGCCTGCTCGACCGGCGGCTGCGCGTCCTCGACGTCGGCGCGGGCGTCGGGGGGCCGGCGCTCGGGCTGCACGACCTCCTCCCGGCGGACGCCGTGGTGGAGTACACCGCCGTCGAGCCGAGCCCGGCGGCCGACGTGCTGGAGACGATGCTCGGGGCGACCCGGCGAAACTTCCGGCCCGCGATCCGGCGCGAGACCGCCGAGTCGTTCCTCGGACTCGATGACGGCACCGGCGACGACGCTGCCGGCGACGATGGAGACGCCTACGACCTCGTGCTGTTCGGGAACGTCCTCTCGGAGCTTTCCGATCCGGTCTCCGTCGTGACGGCGGCACTCGACGTCCTGGCCGACGACGGATCGATCGTCGCGCTGGCGCCGGCCGACCGGAACACCGCCACCGGCCTTCGTGAGATCGAGCGCGCCGTCGTCGACGAGACGCCGGACTCGGCGCCGGGGAGCGCGGCTGGACCGCCGGATCGGGACGTCACGATCTACGGTCCGACGCTCCGTCTCTGGCCGGGCGCGAAGCCGGAGGACCGGGGCTGGTCCTTCGACGTCCGTCCCGACCTGGCGGTGCCGTCGTTCCAGGCCCGTCTCGACGAGGAAGCCGATCGCGGTCCCACCGACGAACCTGGCGAGTTCGTCAACGTCGACGTTCAGTTCGCCTACTCGATCCTCCGAACCGACGACGCCCGCCGCGTCGACGTCCGAGCCGATCCGGAGCGACACCTCCGGATGGCCGACAGCGAGGCGCACGTCACCGACCGGGTCGACCTGCTGTGTGTCAAGCTGAGCCACGATCTGTCCGACGGCGGCAATCCCCTCTTCAAGGTGAGCGACGGATCCGAGTCCGTCGACCACTACGCGGTGTGTACCCGTGAGACCTCGCTGAACCGCGCCCTGCTGGAGGCCGGCTACGGCGCCGTCCTCGCGGTCGAAAACGTGCTCGTGCTCTGGAACGACGACGAGGGGGCCTACAACCTCGTCGTCGACGACGGGACCGTGGTCGATCTCGTGGCACCCTGA
- a CDS encoding thioredoxin domain-containing protein, with amino-acid sequence MRTSRRAVLSSAGTAATLGVAGCLGGGGGSDIPDYDCDTSPPAESVSELSRPVIGDPDSDVTVAVFKDFACPHCATWELEEAPTIESEYVDPGIIRYEHWDFPIPVHDTWSPGVANAARGVQDRQDDEAFFAFAKTAFEHHESYSWDIVGYAAEEAGGDPCSAIRDGESGTYEPVVSDDRATGIDRGVQGTPTVFVNGDPVAEPTADAVSAAIENAR; translated from the coding sequence ATGCGTACTTCCCGCCGTGCCGTCCTGTCGTCCGCCGGAACCGCCGCGACGCTCGGCGTCGCGGGCTGTCTCGGCGGCGGCGGTGGTTCGGACATCCCCGACTACGACTGTGACACGAGTCCGCCGGCCGAGTCCGTCTCGGAGCTGTCGCGACCCGTGATCGGCGACCCCGATTCCGACGTCACCGTAGCCGTGTTCAAGGACTTCGCGTGCCCGCACTGCGCCACCTGGGAACTCGAGGAGGCGCCGACGATCGAGTCGGAGTACGTCGATCCCGGGATCATCCGGTACGAGCACTGGGACTTCCCGATCCCGGTTCACGACACCTGGTCGCCGGGCGTCGCGAACGCCGCGCGGGGCGTTCAGGACCGGCAGGACGACGAGGCGTTCTTCGCGTTCGCCAAGACCGCCTTCGAGCACCACGAGTCGTACTCCTGGGATATCGTGGGCTACGCCGCGGAGGAGGCCGGCGGCGATCCGTGTTCCGCGATCCGCGATGGCGAGTCCGGCACGTACGAGCCGGTCGTCTCGGACGACCGGGCGACCGGGATCGACCGCGGCGTCCAGGGGACGCCGACGGTGTTCGTGAACGGGGACCCCGTCGCGGAGCCGACCGCCGATGCCGTTTCGGCGGCGATCGAGAACGCCCGGTAG